AGAAGCCCACACTCTGCGCCACAATCGTGTTGAGCAGCAGAAAGAGCAACATCAAGGAAAACAGTTTGAAGCTGCAATGTAATGGGTGCTTATGAAAAGTCTTTCAAAATGCTCAAGAATATATATGCATAGCCATTGGTGCAGTTTCCTATGAAAAAATCTCTCACGGCACTCACCTGGTGCAGCCCAACATCGGGTAGGATATCATGAGGTAGACAGTTGGCAGCGTCACAACCAACGGCAGCTCGCCAAACATTTTCGCCAAGTAATAGGCGGAAAGCCTGTATGCGCCTGAACGACGCTCTTTGCTAATCACCTCGCGCTCGGCAGGGACTGAAATAAATCGAAGTAATGAAACCCAACTCAGTTACAGCGTACACAAAAGAGACATTCTCAGGCACTTACATGAATTTAAAGCGCCAAAGAGCGCAAACAGCATCCAGTATGTCTGCGAGAAGAACATCCAGCCTTGCAAATCGTGCAGGAACTCCTCGGTGCGTGGTATTTGAAACCAAATAGATCCAGCCATCAGCGCCAAGCCGATTGTTTGGAACCAATTCAACTTGGACAGCATACGCGGTTTGGCCTCCTTGAAATTTCTGCTGGACAACACACAGAATTGTGTGTGAAAGCTCGTCGGATAGTCGAGCCAATCGGTGTCGCCGCAGCTTTCGTAGCGCTGACAATCACTGGAGGTGGCGCTCGAATTCGATTGCGAATCGTGGCCATACCACAGCTGCTGCGACGCCTCCTCGTTGGAGTTCTGGTGATCAGACATGATCAGCATGGCATCGTGACTGATGTGATTCGTGTGATTGTTGTGTATGTCTTTGTAGTAGTTGTTGATGATGTCGTTAATGAGCGCATCGTGCTTGAGCGGCTTCTCGTGCACGATCTCGGTAGTTGTAGTAGGCCTGTTGTTGCTGGTGGTGTTGGCTGTGTCACAATGGACCTCGCCGTTGCTTTGCATGTGCAACTGATGGTTGTTGACATTGTTGGAGTGGTGCTGCTGGTTGCGTTGATTGTTCGTGTTCACCGTAATGCAGTTTCTGTTCAAGTAGTTGCCATGCGATTCTTTGGCGGCGATGAAAAGTTTCTCGCGGATTTTAGGGAACGACTTCAACTGCTCCACTGCCAAAGAAAGATATtgtgaaaacataattttattgtatatgcAGCAGTATATTGAAGCAGCATTAATCACTTACATACGAAATCGGCGGGATTGTAGTGTGGCTTGATGGCAACTCCGATGCTTTCGAAATAGGTGTAAATATTATTCACCTCGCCAAAGTATGCGGTGCGACCGTTGTAGAGCAACAGCAGCTTGTCGAACATGTGGAACATTTGCGAAGACGGCTGATGCACGGTGATCACCACAGTCTTCTGCTCTTGCACCGCGTAGCGCTTAAGAAACTTCATCAGCGATATGGCAGAATGACTGTCAAGGCCGGATGTTGGCTCCTGCAATGAGTGCAATAGcgccaaaatttaaatttaaatctacATAAGTACATGTACaattaagagagagagagagagagtgtcgAACAACAAATGACAGTGCTCTTAAACCTCAACTGCACACGCTTTCTCCTCTCTTGGAGAGTCAcagtgtgtgttggtgttggtgttggtaagCAGCCGCTCTCCATTTGTTATTTgagtttgttttggtttttctcCCATTGTCTTTATGTGTATTTGGTACTCACGTCTAATAGCATCAACAACGGGTTGGTTAACAACTCGCATGCGATATTGGCGCGTTTCTTTTCACCACCCGACAGTCCACGATTCAGGTAATCGCCGAATTTCGTATGTTGACAAAATGTTAGCTCCAGCGCCTCAAGTATACGATCGACCAATTGGATTTTCTCCGACTTTGGCATTTTCTCCGGCAGTCGCAACAGCGCAGTGTACATAACGGTCTCTCTGAGGGTCAGCCCAGAGAAGAATATCTCCTCCTGCAGCACATAGCAGATCTTGCGACGCCACTTCTTCGAGAGTGGTTCGCGATTGAGGTAGACGCCGCCGCTATCGAAACGCCGCTGCCCGCTGAGGCAGTCGAGCAATGTGGTCTTCCCACTGCCAGATGGGCCCATCACGGCTAAAACCTCACCGGGCCTGCAACGCGCCAAGGAGGCCAGCACAAATGCACCAACAaccacaaaagcaaaagcatgAGTCCAATGCACAGTCATCGGGTATGGCGTACGAAGAATGATGCCAAAAGCGGAATGTTGAAATATGGAAATTGCATAGCAAAGTGTAGAAAGAACgaagaaaacaaattgaaaatcattCTGTGTTCATAGTATATTGGTAAAATGTGGCAGTATGTTTGTAGTTCAGTTGTTACCTTACGGAGCCACTCACATCGGAGAGAATCTGGCGTTCGTTGTGCAGTACGTTTATATTCTGGAATGACAACTGAAGCGTGCGGTGGTGCGGCTCCGCATCCGATATGAAGGGAAATGTGGACATTGTTTGATCGCTGCTGCTGCAATTATGAAGAGGAGAAATAGAActtgattaaaataaaaaaataaaaaataagaaaaaaacatgGCTAAAATGTATGCCAAATATAAAAGC
This portion of the Zeugodacus cucurbitae isolate PBARC_wt_2022May chromosome 3, idZeuCucr1.2, whole genome shotgun sequence genome encodes:
- the LOC105209688 gene encoding uncharacterized protein LOC105209688; translation: MIISKDLFIFGEQIFATIIPESGASPTAQQQQSTTQQQQQLTRQDPAAIINTTTTTALTTDIAAATEILPTVNTVDATTTKLSAKDPKSVSIIFGAADASILVDAKTDEVAKEVKLNNTQYSKQLQQQQPQQQQQQQMRTRSRESQQKSQSGCGVENGCSRTNKLTANQTGKRQREHLLNSFGTATAAATKTTTTANAPATGSHAATSVIIQLEEEKKPLMKRNFAKIIAKPLIAGTANTGTGCGSVSGCGTDTSCGGGKVAIACIDATATANQANDFATHEVTPLLPLQQQQQQQQLHPESQQQLEHTIADQRLQLQLQLHLPAAEEGAATDDLPSASTTTTIAATSDRGSYDTTTAVAESPFAGHNSSLNSDEDLPSLTTTTTTTTTATMSKVILGNNTSSSDQTMSTFPFISDAEPHHRTLQLSFQNINVLHNERQILSDVSGSVRPGEVLAVMGPSGSGKTTLLDCLSGQRRFDSGGVYLNREPLSKKWRRKICYVLQEEIFFSGLTLRETVMYTALLRLPEKMPKSEKIQLVDRILEALELTFCQHTKFGDYLNRGLSGGEKKRANIACELLTNPLLMLLDEPTSGLDSHSAISLMKFLKRYAVQEQKTVVITVHQPSSQMFHMFDKLLLLYNGRTAYFGEVNNIYTYFESIGVAIKPHYNPADFVLEQLKSFPKIREKLFIAAKESHGNYLNRNCITVNTNNQRNQQHHSNNVNNHQLHMQSNGEVHCDTANTTSNNRPTTTTEIVHEKPLKHDALINDIINNYYKDIHNNHTNHISHDAMLIMSDHQNSNEEASQQLWYGHDSQSNSSATSSDCQRYESCGDTDWLDYPTSFHTQFCVLSSRNFKEAKPRMLSKLNWFQTIGLALMAGSIWFQIPRTEEFLHDLQGWMFFSQTYWMLFALFGALNSFPAEREVISKERRSGAYRLSAYYLAKMFGELPLVVTLPTVYLMISYPMLGCTSFKLFSLMLLFLLLNTIVAQSVGFFIGACCMDMNVSITLSALYTLATQLFGGYLSTRIPEGLSWIRYTSMIHYAYQNMQILEFREGPAISCGNPSSFEFCKIDGTTTPATTTFIPYEEILKAQNSTSPLWLNTLVLMMFFVVFRCLGYAVLRYVRCPKT